In Nitrospirota bacterium, the genomic window TACCGCAACCATGATGTCAGCCGGCGAGGACGAGAAGCGGGCGGCCATGGCCTCGATCGTCTTCTTCAGAATCATCTCCGCGGTCCCCCTCCACCCTGCATGCACGGCGCCGGCGACCCTCCGCTGCGGGTCGTACAGCAGGATCGGCACGCAGTCGGCAACCTGCACGCCGATGACCACCGCTGTCCTGTGGGTGATCACCGCGTCCGCTATCCTGGGCTCCCGGCCGAAATCGAGGACGACCACTTTATCGGTATGCTTCTGGATGGGAAGATACACATCCCTGACCGGCACCTGCATCAGCCGGGCGACGGCGTCGAGGTCGCCGTTCATCCTCTTCGTCGTGAAGAACGCCGTGACACGGGGACCTCCCGGGAGCGGCGGAACAACGACCGTATCAGCGGCCATCGAGCACCATGAAGGCTTCGGGAAGCGCGGCGATGATATCGGAAGCGATCAGCCCCTGCATCCCCTTTGCTTCGGCCGCCCTGTCTCCTGCCAGCCCGTGGAGAAAAACGCCGCAGACCGATGCCTCGATCGGGCTCATGCTCTGCCCCAGGAGCGCCGCGATGACGCCGGTCAGCACATCGCCGGAGCCGCCGGTCGCCATGCCGGGATTACCCGAAGTATTCAGAAAAACGCGTCCCTCGGGAGAGGCCGTGACCGTCGGAACCCCTTTAAGCACCAGATAGGCGCCGGTCTCGCGGCTGAAGGCGCTCGCGGTACCGATACGGTCCTCGATTGCGTCGTGCTGCAGGAGCCGCGCCATCTCGCCCGGATGGGGGGTGAGCACGAGCGGCGCCTTCGCCGCTTTCACTATATCCTTTTTCCCTTTGAGGGAGTTCAGACCGTCCGCATCGATGACCATCGGCGCCGTCGCCCTGCGGACCAGCTCGGCCATGAGCGTCTCCGTATCAGGCGAGGTACCCATACCGGGGCCTATGGCGATGACATCGGCCTTTTTCGTGATGAATGCGAAGACCGGGTCGAGCGCCTCTGCCGAGAGCATGCCGGCGCCGTCGTCGGGCAGCGGCAGGACCATCTCCTCCGTCACCCCGGCCTGGATTATGCCGGCGATCGACTCGGGAACGCCGAGCGTCACCAGGCCCGCGCCGCTCCTGAGGCAGGCGCGTGCGGTCATCAGGGCAGCGCCGGTCTTGCCCCTCGATCCCGCGATCACCAGCACATGGCCGTAGTCGCCCTTGTAGGAATCCTTGTGCCGGATCGGGAGCATGCCCGAGACCAATCCTCTGTCAACCGTCTCTACGCTCAGACTATCCGCATGCAGAAGGGACACCGGAAACCCTATGTCCTCGACAAAGAGCCTGCCCGCATAGTCTGCGCCGGGATAGAGGAGATGCCCGCGCTTCGGCAGGCCGAAGGTCACGGTGCAGTCGGCCCTTATCGCTTCGCCGAGCACCTCGCCGGTGTCCGAAGAGACGCCGGAAGGGATATCGACGGCGACGACCGGTGCGCCGGAGCCGTTCACGAAGGCGAACGCCGAAGCGATATCCGGGGCCGCCGGCCTGCTGAGACCGGTGCCGAAGACGGCATCGACGACCACCGCTCCATGGAGGTCCCTCTGCGTCAGGGTCTTTCTGAATTCTACAGGAACACCCATCTTTTTTGCGATGCGATACTGCGAGGCGCTGTCGGGACTCAGGGCATCTTTTTTCGCGAAGATGATCGCCGAGACAGTGAATCCCCAATTGAAAAGATTCCGCGCAGCCACGAGCCCGTCGCCGCCGTTATTGCCCCCGCCGCAGAGCACCGTCACCTTTTTCCCCTTATGCAGCTCTCTCACGCGCACGGCGACGGCGAGACCGGCGCGCTCCATCAGGACCGGGCCGGGTATCCTGTAGTCATCGATCGCGATGCGGTCGATCGTCCTCATCTCGTCGGCGGTAACCACTTTCATAAACCGTGTCCCTCTCTCGACAGGCGCTGAGCCGCCCGGAAATATGCCTCATATTATAGCACCAATGCCCGCACGGAAGAAGTAAGAGGTAGGAAGTGAGAAGTAAGAGGTAGGAAGTGAGAGACAGGAAGTGAAAGGTATAACTGGCGTGCTGTTTGTGATAAGATGTGAAATAAAGGAAGGGACCGGGAAACGAGCATGGTCATCGGCGTACCGAAGGAGATAAAAAAAGACGAGTACCGCGTCAGCATCACCCCGCTCGGCGCTGCGGAGCTGGTGAAAGGAGGGCACAGCGTACTCGTCGAGAGGGGGGCAGGCGAAGGCAGCGGCTTTTCCGACGAGGCGTATCAAAACGCCGGCGCCCGGTGCGTCGCCCGGGAAGAGGTCTTCGCTTCGGCCGAGCTCATCGTCAAGGTGAAGGAACCGGTCCCCGAGGAGTTCGATCTCCTCAGGGAGGGACAGGCGCTCTTCACCTATCTCCATCTCGCGCCGAACCGGGAGCTCACGGAGCTGCTCCTCCGCAAGCGGATCGCCGCGCTCGGGTACGAGACGCTCGAAAAGGACGGCTCGCTCCCGCTGCTCGCGCCGATGAGCGAGATAGCAGGCCGCATGGCGCCGCTCATGGGAGCGTACTATCTCCAGAAATTTCGCGGCGGGAGCGGCATCCTGCCGACCGGGGTTGCGGGCGTGAGGCCTGCGAAGGCGGTTGTGCTCGGCTCCGGCGTAGTCGGCAGCAGCGCGGCCCGCGTCTGCCACGGCATCGGCATGGAGACGGTGGTCATCAACCGGGGTATCGAGAGGCTGCGGTGGCTCGACGAAGTCTACCGGGGCAGTATCAAGACCCTCCCCCTCGAAGCATACATCATCAGCGAGGAGATACAGAGCGCCGATATCGTCATCGGCGCTGTGCTGGTGCCCGGCGGAAAGACCCCGCTCCTCATTACGCGGGCGATGCTCGGAACGATGCGGCGCGGCTCGGTCATCGTCGATGTCTCCATAGACCAGGGAGGCTGCGTCGAGACCGCCCGTCCGACGACCCACAACGACCCTGTCTACGAAGTGGATAGCGTTATTCATTATATGGTGGCCAATATGCCCGGCGCCTACCCGAGGACCTCGACCCTTGCGCTCACGAATGCAACGCTCCCCTATATCAAGGCCCTCGCGCACAAAGGGATAGAGCGTGCGCTCGGCGAGGATGCGACGATACGCAGCGCACTGAACACCCTCGACGGCGCCATAGCGAACAGGGCCCTCGCCGAAGCGTTCGCACGCAGCGCGTAGCTCACGCGTCTGTCTTCTGACTTCTGGCGCCTTACTCCTGGCTTCCGAATTCTGTTTTTCCGGTTGCTTTTTCCAGCCCTTCTGCTATGATTTTTTTATCACCGTTCACGATCCCCACTCCCAAAGCCGTTACGCCGCGAGAAATGAAAGTACCGGGACTGAAAGCATCACTGATCCTCATCGTGCTGGCTCTCGTTGCATCGGGCATACTGGCGGCTGCGTTTGCCGGCATCCCCGAAATCGACGCTTCCAGCACCTATGCGGTGCGCCTCTTTACCGACGAGGGCGAAGAGCTCGCCGAGTTCTATCGCGAACGGCGCTACTTCGTACCCCACCACAAAATTCCCGAGCAGGTGAAGAAGGCGTTTATCGTCATCGAGGACCGGCGCTTCTATGCCCACCGCGGGCTCGACCTCAAGGGAATCGCCCGCGCACTCCGCCGGAATATTGCGGCAGGCGCAGTCGTCGAAGGGGGCAGCACCATAACCCAGCAGCTCGCCAAGATGCTTCTGAGAGACCCCGAGCGGAGCCTCGCCCGCAAACTGAAGGAGATCGTCGTTACCGGCCACCTCGAGTGGCATTACTCGAAAGACGAAATCCTCGGCATGTATCTCAACCTCGCCTACTTCGGCGAGCGGGTCTACGGGATCGAGGCAGCCGCCCGCACCTACTTCAACAAGAAGACGGAACAGCTCTCGGTCGCTGAAGCGGCGCTCCTGGCAGCGCTCCAGAAGGCCCCCAGCAAATACTCTCCCTTCCGGAACCCCGCTCTCGCACAACAGCGCAGAGACCTCGTCCTACAGGCGCTGCATACCGCCAACCTCCTCTCCCGCGATGACTACGAGAAGGCGCGCGGGGTCCCTCTTCCCCGAAGGACGGTCTTCGAAAGGAGATACGAGGCCCCCTACTTTACTGACCTCGTCAGGCAGCAGCTCTCGCGGAGGTACGGTGACGCCCTCTTTACCGGAGGGTTCCATATACAATCGACGATCAACAGCACGCTCCAGTCACTCGCCGAACGAGCGGTCCGAAAAGGCGTGCGGGATATCGAGATGCGGAGCGGCCGCGGGGTCGAGGCTGCGCTGGTCGCCATCGATATGCGGACAGGGGCCATTAAAGCGATGGTGGGCGGCGTCGACTACCGGAGATCGCAATTCAACAGGGCGACCATGGCGCTGCGCCAGCCGGGCTCTGCATTCAAACCCTTCGTCTATGCCGCTGCCCTCGAACAGGGCATGTCGGGCAGCGACCGCGTTCTCGACCTCCCGGTCGCCGTGCCCGATCCCGAAAAAGGAGGGCTCTGGACCCCCCGGAATCATAGCTGGGAGTACTACGGCTCGGTCACGCTCAAGACCGCCCTGTCGCTCTCGCTCAATGCGGCCACCGTGCGCCTCGCCCAGGACGTCGGGTTCGAGAGAGTGCTCGAGACCGCCCTTCGCTGCGGCATACACTCCCGGCTCAAGCCGCACCCTTCGATCGCACTCGGCGCTCATGAAGTAACGCTGCTCGACCTGACCGCTGCATATATCGCGTTTGCTACGGGAAACAGGGTCACTCCCCGGAGCTACACGGTCATCATCGACCGGAACGAGAACGTCATCGAAGAGGCCTTTCCCTCGTTCGAAGAGGTGCTCTCCGGAAATGTCGTGGAGAGCATCAAGACGCTTCTGCGCGCAGTGGTCGAGTCGGGAACAGCCGGGGAAGCTCTTGCGGTGAACCGGACGGTCTACGGGAAGACAGGGACGACGGACGACTACTCCGATGCGTGGTTTGTCGGTTTCGATGACCGCCTCGCCGTCGGTGTCTGGGTCGGCAGAGATGACCATACGCCCATCGGTCCCGGTGAATCGGGATCGAGCGCTGCGCTCCCTATATGGGTCGCCTTCATGAGGCAGGCAGCGCACCGATAGAACGGAATCGCCCCGGGACAACGGGCCTGCGGGGAATCGGGAGCAGCGGTGCAGGAGCGGAACGCTACGGAGAGCGCCGTGCCTTCTTCACCCGGTACACCGTCGTCTCCTCTTTCTCGCCTTTGGTCTCGATCACCTCTCCGGTATCGAGCAGCGCTTTAAGCGCCTCCCGCACCTCCTGCACGCCATGCGTACCCTTATCAGCTCTCACCCACCAGTTCAGTATGCCGGCCAAGGTATCCCTGGACTCGGGCTGCCGCGAGAGATAGGCGAGTATCTCGTCCGCCACATTGGTCTGCTTCGGCATGGATATCCTCCTCTTCGTAAATCCTATACCAAATCCCTCATACCTTCCACCGCACGGCGCAGGGGCAGGCGGGATGCGGAACGAGGGGAATGAGGAGGTGCGCTGCGTTACGACTTTTTCGCCGTCTTCGCAAAGAAGCCGGTGAATCTCTTCGCCACATTGTCGCTCTGGCAATGAGGGCAGGCCACCTTCGGTTTGGTCTCGAGCTCTTTGAGAGAGAGAAATACGGTAAAGTCCCTCTTGCAGTCGTTACAGCCGTACTCATACGCCGGCATAGTGTCCTCCTTTCATTGCCCCCGGTTCAGGCCACATCCCCGTAATTGGACCGATACCTAAATCATAGCACGTAAAAACCGCCCGTGCGATAGGGCAAAGGAGGCAGAGCCGGGAGGTCCCGGGCCACGTTCCCTTTGCGGAGGGGGACGCAAGCCACGGAGCAGATAGAAAAAAATTTTTTTGTGTTTCCTTATAACTCAACAGCTTTGCCTCCTTGACAGCATTTCAATAGAGAGGTAGAATAAGCTTAAGAAGAAGCAATAAGGATTGCGATGCTTTGGCACCGTGTCAAGCTAAAGCGCTAAGTGATGTGGCAAGGGAGCGGGAGATAGGTGTGGTGAGCAGGCCTCCACGCAGCAGGAGCAAGGAGGAAGCCTAAAGCATCTACCGAAGCACCCACCGTAGACAAAGAGACTCTAGTTTGCGGTACCGGGCATCGCAACACTGATATCCTCAGAGCCATACCAGGGATAACGGGTAGTTCTGGATGCAGCAGGAGAAGAGGCTGCGGATGCAGGGCCGATAAGGCAATTACCCGGTCACCCATCCTGAGTATGGCTTTGTCTTTTAGTTCGCCTCTCCATCCTCTCTCACGCCCTCCTTCATGGCCTACGGCTCGTGTATGACGACCGTCCCCGGCATACCGATTTCCCCCTGCACGGAATACGTGAATGAGTGGAAAAGCCCGATGACCCATAAATTGGTCATGAGGTGATTGGTAATGCAGAAGGTGGTAAAGACCGACTGCTCCCGGCACATCGCGAGGTACGGCACGATCTGGTCAGGGAGGTGCTGGTCGAGAGCGGCGTCAGCTGCATGGTAGCGGAGGAGCTCATCCGCCGCCTCCTGCCCCACGGCTTCGGCCCGCTTGCCCCGTGCCCCGAGGGCGGTGAACCCGGCGAGAGCATGCTCCGATTCGGCCCGGAGAAAGACGAATGTCCCCTGTCCGTACGACGGTACCTCCCTGATCTCGATATCGAGAGGACAGCTTAATTTTTTCTCACCCGATATTCTATCGAACACGCTGCTCCTCTGGCGCTCGGCGATCGAACGCGGGAGTCCTCCTCCCACTGCTGAAAGGCCTCTCACCGAACGCATACTCCCCCGCTCCCGCGCTATCAGCGGCGCGAGGGTCCCGGACGGAGAGACGGTGACCGTCACCCTGCCGCCGCCCTTCGGATAGAAGCCGTAGGACTCGATCGAGAGCCCGGTCTCGATACCGATCCTCCCCAGCATAGGAGCGAACACTTCGGCCATGTAGTGAAAGGAGGGACTGAAAGGTACATGGGTGCCGCCTTTCAGCGTTATGACCGCCCTCTTCCGGGAGAGCGCGAGCGCAGGCAGCACGGTATGGATGATGAGCGAGGTCGAGCCTGCGGTCCCGACATCGAGCACGAGCTCGCCGCCCCTGACCTCGCGCGGCGAGAAGACCAGCTCCGTTGATCCCGGCCGATCCCCGCTCACCTCTGCATCCGCTATGTATTTCGCCGCTGCCACAGCGGTGAGGTGCTGGGGCATCAGTCCGGGCCTGCTCCGGTGCTTCCTGATATTGAATATCGTAAACGGTTTCTTAAGGAGGCATGAGAGGCCGAGGGCAGTGCGCAGGATCTGGCCGCCCCCCTCGCCGTAGCTGCCGTCGATCTCGATCATACTGAAATGGTAGCACACAAGGGAGATATACAGAAGTGTGAGAAGAGAGCCGAGAGGCAGGACGTGAATCCAGGAGCCGGTCGGAGCGACCCTTCGCGCAGACCCGCTTCGGGAATCCGGAATAAAGAATCTCCTTCAAGCCCGTTTCTTATTATTCCTGGCTCCTGAATTCTGACTTCTGGATTCTACTTGATCCCGGTCTTCATGTACCAGGGGACGTCTTCCGGCTTCTGGAAACTGCAGAGCTTGTAGATGTAATCGCTCACCTGCTCGGCCGTAAAGGGCCTTATGAGCACGCCGCTCACGATCTTCGATTGGATAAGACCGACGATCTCCTCTTTCGTCGTTCCCGCTGAGGCGATCAGGAGAATCCTGAGCGAGGGTTTGTCGTTCTTGATCTCTTTGGCGAAGTCGAGGGTCGAGACCTCGCCGATGACCGAATCGAGGATCACGGTGCAGCAGTTGTCAAGGTCGCCCAGGGTCATGCCGAGCTGCCGCGTGTTATCGACATAACGGACATTGATCTTGCCCTCGAACTCCCGCAGCGCCCAGCTTATGGGATGGGTGATATCTTTCTTCACACAGACCAGGACTGCCTTCTTGGACATAAACCCTCCGGGAAAGTATGCAGCACGATCAATAGCGAACCCATAAGCACCCCATCATGACCTGCCGCTCCTCTATATTATCGGCGGATATACTGAATATATACACTCCTCCAGGGCAGCCGTATCAGAAGGGGAGAGGAGAACGATTGACAACCCCTGTCTTTGGGGGTACAGTGAAAGAAGAGCGTCACTATAAACAATGCGGAGACGATCGAAATGCTCCTGCCTCTATTTACCATCGAACAGATCGGGAGATTATCATGAGCGCTGATCGCGACGGGCACACATGCGGGTGCGGACGCGGGGTGACCCGCAGGCAGTTCCTCACCTCCCTCGGCATCGGCGCAGCGGCAGCCGCCGCCCCGGACAGTTTCGCCGCAGCGGCGCCGGCTGTCGAAGGTACGGAAACGCCGGCGCAGGAGATGGCGAAGATAACGCTGCTCGTCAACAGCCGCCGCCATCGCCTCCTGGTCGAGCCCCGCTGGTCCCTGCTCTATGTCCTGCGCGAACGGCTCGGCCTGACCGGTACGAAGGCCGGCTGCGAGCGCGGCGAGTGCGGCGCCTGCACCATGCTGATCGACGATATCCCGCGTTACGCCTGCATGATCCTCGCCGTAGAGGCCGAAGGCTCGCGGATCACCACGCTTGAGGGCCTCATGAAGGGAGAGCAGCTCGGCCCGGTGCAGCAGGCCTTTCTCGAGAACGACGCCTTCCAGTGCGGCTATTGCACGCCGGGACAGATCATGGCTGTCGAGGGACTGCTGAAGGCCGATCCCAATCCCACCGTCGCCGCCATACGACGGGGGGTGAGCGGCAATCTCTGCCGCTGCGGCGCCTATGCGCATATCGTCAAGGCAGCCCAGCACGCAGCGCAGCTCAAGCGCGATACCTCGCGAGGAGAGTAAGGTGGAGGACGACCAGAAAGAGCTCTACTACATCCAGGGCCTCTCGGTGCCGGAGACGCCTGCGCCGGGCAAGAAGCCGAAATCCTGGGAGAGGACGACCGTCATCGGCAAGGCGCTGCCCCGTGTCGATGCCTATGAACGGGTGAGCGGCTCCGCGGTCTATCCTTCGGACCTGCTGCTCCCCGATATGCTCTATGCCGCCGTGCTGCGCTGTCCCCATGCCCATGCCCTCGTAAAGAGTGTCGATACCGCCGCCGCCGAACCGATGCCCGGCGTGCATGCCGTCATCAGCAATGCCGCGCCTGAAGTCGCTCTCGAGTGGCCCTACGCGCTCGATGCCAAGACCGTCAAGACAAAGCTCTTCGATCCGCACTGCCGTTTCGAGGGCGAGGCAGTGGCTGCGGTCGCCGCTGAATCGTCATACCAGGCCTGGGACGCGGCCCGTGCGATTAAGGTCGCGTACGAGGTCCTTCCCTTCATTGCGGATGAACAGGAGGCGCTCCGTCCGGGCGCTCCCGAGCTCCACAAAGGGGGCAACACCGCAAAAACGGACCGCTACGAGCGGGGAAATGTCGAAAAGGGTTTTGCCGAAGCGGACGTCGTTCTGGAAGAGACCTACCGTACCGCCTGCGAGATCCATACGCCCCTGGAGCTCCATGGGTGCGTTGCGAAGTGGGACGGCGACAGCCTCACGATCTGGGAATCGACGCAGGGCGTCTACGCGGTGCAGTCGCGCGTGGCCGAAGTGCTCGGAATGCCGCTCTCGAAGGTGCGCGTCATCGGCCACTACATGGGCGGCGGCTTCGGCAGCAAGCTCCAGGCGGACAAGTATACGATCATCGCCGCGCTCCTCGCCCGGAAGACGGCCAGGCCGGTGAAGCTCTTCCTCACCCGCGAGGAGACCTTCCTCGCTGCCGGCAACCGCCCCCCGGCGACGATGACGCTCAAGGCGGGCGTCAAGAAAGACGGGACCCTGACCGCCCTGCACCTTACCGCTCTCGCCACAGGGGGCGCCTACCCCGCAGGAGGAGCGTCGCTCCTCGACTGGCTGGTACGCGACCTCTACACCTGCCCGAATGTGCGCACCGAGACGACCGACGTCTATATTACCGCAGGCCCTGCACGCCCCTTCCGCGCTCCCGGCCATCCGCAGTGCTCCTGGGCGCTCGAGCAGATGCTCGACAGCCTTGCCGGGAAGATCGGGATGGACCCTGTTGCGCTCAGGCTCAGGAACATCCCCTTCCATAGCCAGGCACGCAAGGGGTCGCCGCCGTATACGACCACCGGTCTCAGGGAATGCCTCGAGGAGGGCGCAAAAGCCTTCGGGTGGAGCGGGTCGCGAAAGAAGACCGCGGCAACGGGATCTGCAGGACATCTGCGCATCGGGGTCGGGATGGCGGGCTGCCTCTGGTACGCGGGAGGCGGAGGCCCTCCCTCGACCGTGATCGTCAAACTCTTCTCGGACGGCAGCATCAATCTCAACATGGGAGCGAGCGATATCGGCACCGGCACCAAGACGGTCATGGCGATGGTCGTCGCCGAAGAGCTGGGCATACGGCCCGAGCTGATCCAGATCGAGAACGCCGACACGGGCACGACGCAGTACGCGACGCCGAGCGGCGGCAGCAAGACCGTGCCCACCGAGGCGCCGACCGTTCGCGCAGCGGCGATCAGGATAAAACAGCAGCTCCTCGATATAGCTGCCGAGGAGTTGAAGGCGGAGAGGGCCGCGCTCGCCTTCGAGGGAGACGAGATCGTCTCTGCGAGCGATCCTTCGAAGCGGGTCCGCATTGCGAAGCTCCAGGGCCTCAAGAAGCGCGGTGTCATCGTGGGCGTCGGCGTGCGCGGCCCCAACCCCGAGGGCAAGGTGGTGAACCCCTTCGGCGCCCAGTTCTGCGAGGTGGAGGTGAACATCAAGACCGGCGAGGTGAGGCTCCTCCGTTTCCTCGCGGCCCACGACAGCGGCAGGGTGATGAACCGCCTCACGTTCGACAACCAGGTCTTCGGGGGCATTACGATGGGCATCGGCTTCGGCATGACCGAGTTCCGCACGCTTGACCGTGCCAGGACCGGCAAGATGCTGAACAGGAACTGGCACGACTATAAAATACCGACGGCGCTCGATGTCCCCTCGGAGATGCTCTCGCTGCCGATCGAGATCGACGATGCCGAGGCGAACACCACCGGGGCGAAGGGGCTCGGCGAGCCGGTGACCATCCCTGCCGCCGCGGCGATCGCCAATGCGATCTATAATGCAACGGGTATCCGGATAACCTCGACGCCCGCGAACCCGGTTCAGCTCTGCCGTCTTCTTGCCGGGCAGAAGAGCAAGGGGGAATGAGATGCTCGGGAGCTTCGGCTATATCCGCGCCTCATCGCTGAAAAACGCACTCACGCACCTGGGAACTGAAGGGAGCCGGCTGCACGCAGGCGGCACGGACCTGCTCGGCTGCCTGCGCGACGGCGTCTTCCGCGCTGCGAAGGTGGTCAGCATCAGCAGGATCAGAGAGCTCCAGGGGATCAGGGAGACCGCTGACGGCGGGCTCCGGATCGGCGCCCTGACGACCATCGCCGAGATCGAGCGCCACCCGCTCGTCAGAGAGCGCTATGCAGCCCTGGCACAGGGCGCTTCGGAAGTCGGGAGCCCGCAGCTCCGGAACCAGGGGACCATCGGCGGCAACCTCTGCCAGAAGCCGCGCTGCTGGTATTATCGCGGAGACTTCCACTGCCTGCGCAAAGGCGGGGAGCTCTGCTTTGCCGCAGGAGGCGAGAACCAGTTCCACTGCATCCTGGGCGGCGACCGCTGTTATATCGTCCATCCCTCCGACACCGCCCCTGCCCTGATAGCCCTGGGGGCATCGGTGCGCATCGCCGGACCGCGAAGGATGAGGACCGTTCCGCTGGAGCAGTTCTTTCTTCTCCCTGAACGGAGCGTGTACAAAGAGACGATCCTGGAGCCGAACGAAATCGTTACCGAAGTGGCGCTTCCTCCTGCGCAGGGTATCATAAGCACCTACCGAAAGGTGCGCGCACGCCGCTCCTGGGACTTCGCGCTCGCGGGCATGGCGCTGGCGGTGCGGTTCAGCGATAAGCAGGTGGCCGATGCCCGCATCGTACTGAGCGGCGCAGCACCGGTCCCCTGGAGGTCTCCCGAAGCCGAGAGAGCGCTCATAGGGAAACGCATAGACGCGGCCACCGCCGCGCACGCCGCCGATGCGGCGCTCCTCCATGCACGGCCGCTGAAGCAGAACGGGTACAAGATACCGCTCTTCCGCGGGCTGATCGAAGAGGAGCTGCTGAAGAGCGCGCAGACCTGAAGCAAAGGGGGCGGCCATGCTGCGGAAGGGAAAGGGGCCGTTCGCTACACGACGATGCGTTCGGGGGTGAGCGCCTCGCGCGCTGCCCGATACCGCTTCGTGATCTCCTTCCGGTCTTCCTCTTCGGGAATGTCTTCACGGCTTCCGCGCTCGATCATCTCTGCCTGGAGGAGGAGCGCACCGCGGTCCTCCTCCCGCCGGATATGGGGAGCGATGGTAATGATCGTTTCGAGGAGGCGCCTGGCTACAGCTGCGCTCGACCGTCCGTAGTACCGTATCTGGTCGAAGGTGGTCGCGACCATCTCGGGAAAGGTGACCGGGAAGGCGATGACGCGGAGCGTGCCGTCCCCGGCGTAGCGGAACGGAGAGGGGATCGATCTTCCCGCCATCCGGCGTAGTCCCTGGCCGAGGTGGTCTATGCAGATGATCGCGGTGAAGGGATCGTTTATTCCCGGCGAGAGCGAGCGGACAGCGACTTCGACGAGCTGGTTGAAGACGAACTCCACATCCTGTGTTGCCGTGCGCTGGGAGCCGAGCATGAACGCCTCGTTGACCGCCGCGTCCAGGTCCTGGTCGGCCCGTTCTACCGGCCAGACCGCGGCGATGATGTCGCCCTCCCCCACAAAATCTCCCGGACGTTTTACCAGGCGGATGACAAGGTCGTCTTCCCCCGCCGTTTCGAGCAGGGAATCGCTATCGACCGCTTTTATGTAGCCGTAGCCGCGTGCTCCGACAGGCCTGGATTCTGCTTCGAAGCGTTTCGGGATATCCTCTTCCCGGGGTGAAGGCACGCCAAGGCCGAGCCGTTCGGGAAAGAGCCGGTCTATCGACTCTTCCAGATCGCGGCTGACGACCGATATGATGTTGGAGGCCTGAATGAATGCGGAGACGTGGTGGATGAAGTAGATGAGGACGCCGATGCTGAGCATCGCCAGCAGGACGCTCGCGGAGACGAGGAGATGGGGCACGAAAACGACGGTATCCGTACCCCGCACCGTCCTCAACGTGAGCAGGCAGAAGATGAAGGTTGCGATGAAGGTGCCGAGGACGACCTGGTTGCCCTTGTCGCGCATGAAATTGCGGAGGAGAAAGGGGCCGAACTGCTGCGAAGCGAGGGTGAGCGCGACGATGGTGATCGAAAAGACGACGCCGGTGACGGTGATCATCGACCCTGCCACCGCTGAAAGCACTTCGCGCGCACCGTCGGGTCCGCCGGCGTATATCCAGCCGAGGCGGGCGACACGCCTGTCTTCCAACCGGATGTCGAGATAGTAAACGACAGCCCAGAGCGCCACTGAAGCAACCGCCATGAGCATGGGAACGAACCAGTAGCTCGTACGGAGGGAGTCCCAGAGGGCGCTGAGCTTTGCTTTTCCAACAGCATGCATGGTCACCTGCCCGGAGGTCTGCCCGGCTCATCGCCTCGGTCGCCGGCACCCCCTAGTTAACTTTTAAACCGGGCCGGAGCAGCTGTCAAGCTTTTTAGGATTTGTTGTCCGGAAATGAATCGCTAAAACGACTGTTCCTTCCCGGGGAAGACTCCTTTTTCGACTTCGTCCTTATACTGCCTGATCGCTGCCAGGGCGTCCTGTTTCATGGCGGCGTATCTCTTCACGAATTT contains:
- the pgeF gene encoding peptidoglycan editing factor PgeF is translated as MAADTVVVPPLPGGPRVTAFFTTKRMNGDLDAVARLMQVPVRDVYLPIQKHTDKVVVLDFGREPRIADAVITHRTAVVIGVQVADCVPILLYDPQRRVAGAVHAGWRGTAEMILKKTIEAMAARFSSSPADIMVAVGPSIKGCCYEVGPEVAEAVEKATGSGAYCGKRGEKYHLDLPEANRLQALSMGVLPEQVWVSGDCTFCLPDKYFSYRFSKGSTGRQCAFIAML
- a CDS encoding NAD(P)H-hydrate dehydratase, with amino-acid sequence MKVVTADEMRTIDRIAIDDYRIPGPVLMERAGLAVAVRVRELHKGKKVTVLCGGGNNGGDGLVAARNLFNWGFTVSAIIFAKKDALSPDSASQYRIAKKMGVPVEFRKTLTQRDLHGAVVVDAVFGTGLSRPAAPDIASAFAFVNGSGAPVVAVDIPSGVSSDTGEVLGEAIRADCTVTFGLPKRGHLLYPGADYAGRLFVEDIGFPVSLLHADSLSVETVDRGLVSGMLPIRHKDSYKGDYGHVLVIAGSRGKTGAALMTARACLRSGAGLVTLGVPESIAGIIQAGVTEEMVLPLPDDGAGMLSAEALDPVFAFITKKADVIAIGPGMGTSPDTETLMAELVRRATAPMVIDADGLNSLKGKKDIVKAAKAPLVLTPHPGEMARLLQHDAIEDRIGTASAFSRETGAYLVLKGVPTVTASPEGRVFLNTSGNPGMATGGSGDVLTGVIAALLGQSMSPIEASVCGVFLHGLAGDRAAEAKGMQGLIASDIIAALPEAFMVLDGR
- the ald gene encoding alanine dehydrogenase is translated as MVIGVPKEIKKDEYRVSITPLGAAELVKGGHSVLVERGAGEGSGFSDEAYQNAGARCVAREEVFASAELIVKVKEPVPEEFDLLREGQALFTYLHLAPNRELTELLLRKRIAALGYETLEKDGSLPLLAPMSEIAGRMAPLMGAYYLQKFRGGSGILPTGVAGVRPAKAVVLGSGVVGSSAARVCHGIGMETVVINRGIERLRWLDEVYRGSIKTLPLEAYIISEEIQSADIVIGAVLVPGGKTPLLITRAMLGTMRRGSVIVDVSIDQGGCVETARPTTHNDPVYEVDSVIHYMVANMPGAYPRTSTLALTNATLPYIKALAHKGIERALGEDATIRSALNTLDGAIANRALAEAFARSA
- a CDS encoding PBP1A family penicillin-binding protein, whose product is MKVPGLKASLILIVLALVASGILAAAFAGIPEIDASSTYAVRLFTDEGEELAEFYRERRYFVPHHKIPEQVKKAFIVIEDRRFYAHRGLDLKGIARALRRNIAAGAVVEGGSTITQQLAKMLLRDPERSLARKLKEIVVTGHLEWHYSKDEILGMYLNLAYFGERVYGIEAAARTYFNKKTEQLSVAEAALLAALQKAPSKYSPFRNPALAQQRRDLVLQALHTANLLSRDDYEKARGVPLPRRTVFERRYEAPYFTDLVRQQLSRRYGDALFTGGFHIQSTINSTLQSLAERAVRKGVRDIEMRSGRGVEAALVAIDMRTGAIKAMVGGVDYRRSQFNRATMALRQPGSAFKPFVYAAALEQGMSGSDRVLDLPVAVPDPEKGGLWTPRNHSWEYYGSVTLKTALSLSLNAATVRLAQDVGFERVLETALRCGIHSRLKPHPSIALGAHEVTLLDLTAAYIAFATGNRVTPRSYTVIIDRNENVIEEAFPSFEEVLSGNVVESIKTLLRAVVESGTAGEALAVNRTVYGKTGTTDDYSDAWFVGFDDRLAVGVWVGRDDHTPIGPGESGSSAALPIWVAFMRQAAHR
- a CDS encoding zinc ribbon domain-containing protein, with amino-acid sequence MPAYEYGCNDCKRDFTVFLSLKELETKPKVACPHCQSDNVAKRFTGFFAKTAKKS